A single Populus nigra chromosome 13, ddPopNigr1.1, whole genome shotgun sequence DNA region contains:
- the LOC133671618 gene encoding universal stress protein PHOS32-like — MGKARTFGIGMDYSPTSKAALRWAAENLIDEGDRVILIQAQPPKADHTRKQLFEENGSPLVPLEEFREINYSKQYGLTHDPEVLDILDTVSKTKGAKVVAKVYWGDPREKLIDAVDDLKLDSLVIGSRGLGAIKRVLLGSVSYYVVTNASCPVTVVKGSKP; from the exons ATGGGAAAAGCACGTACGTTTGGTATTGGCATGGACTACTCTCCTACAAGCAAGGCAGCCCTCCGTTGGGCAGCGGAGAATTTGATAGACGAGGGAGACCGAGTTATTCTAATCCAAGCTCAGCCTCCTAAAGCTGATCATACCAGGAAGCAGCTTTTCGAGGAAAATGGATCAC CTTTAGTGCCACTTGAGGAATTCAGGGAGATTAATTATTCAAAGCAATATGGGCTTACTCATGATCCTGAAGTGCTTGACATTCTTGATACAGTTTCAAAGACAAAAGGG GCTAAGGTGGTGGCTAAGGTGTACTGGGGAGATCCGAGGGAGAAGCTGATTGATGCTGTGGATGATCTCAAGTTGGATTCTCTTGTTATTGGAAGTAGGGGTTTAGGTGCTATCAAGAG GGTTTTGCTTGGGAGTGTTAGCTACTATGTGGTGACAAATGCTTCATGTCCAGTCACTGTGGTTAAGGGATCCAAACCTTAA
- the LOC133670641 gene encoding S-protein homolog 20-like codes for MNSFAKYFRALSVLLTLFTAMSDACWTKRTYLTLTNDLGPGLQLSLHCKSGSVDLGQQHLAPQGSWSFDFCSSFWGVTSYFCNVVWNGGNKWFDVYTGKRDSFICGECGWSIRPTGPCRDHGGKVDCFPWNS; via the coding sequence ATGAATTCCTTCGCTAAATATTTCAGGGCACTATCTGTATTGTTAACGTTGTTCACAGCCATGAGCGATGCTTGCTGGACAAAAAGGACATACCTTACCCTCACTAATGATCTGGGACCAGGCTTGCAACTCTCACTTCATTGCAAATCCGGGAGTGTTGATCTTGGTCAACAACACCTCGCTCCTCAAGGTAGCTggtcatttgatttttgttctagTTTTTGGGGAGTTACTTCGTATTTTTGTAATGTGGTATGGAATGGAGGAAACAAGTGGTTTGACGTCTACACAGGAAAGAGGGATAGCTTTATTTGTGGTGAATGTGGCTGGTCTATACGCCCAACTGGTCCATGCAGGGATCATGGTGGCAAAGTagattgttttccttggaatagttAG
- the LOC133671602 gene encoding glutamate decarboxylase 1-like: MVLSKTSSESDDSVHSTFASRYVRASLPRFKMPENSIPKEAAFQIINDELMLDGNPRLNLASFVTTWMEPECDKLIMASINKNYVDMDEYPVTTELQNRCVNIIAHLFNAPLGDSETAIGVGTVGSSEAIMLAGLAFKRKWQNKRKAEGKPYDKPNIVTGANVQVCWEKFARYFEVELKEVKLRDGYYVMDPEKAVKMVDENTICVAAILGSTLNGEFEDVKLLNDLLVEKNKETGWDTPIHVDAASGGFIAPFIYPELEWDFRLPLVKSINVSGHKYGLVYAGIGWVVWRNKEDLPEELIFHINYLGADQPTFTLNFSKGSSQVIAQYYQLIRLGYEGYKNVMENCRDNMMVLKQGLENTGKFNIVSKDNGVPLVAFSLKDNSSHKEFEVSEMLRRFGWIVPAYTMPPDAQHVTVLRVVIREDFSRTLAERLVLDIEKVLHELETLPCRISTKIALANEEKEAAANKEKRDLEKTREITTAWRKFVMQRKMNGVC; the protein is encoded by the exons ATGGTTCTCTCCAAGACATCTTCAGAATCTGATGACTCCGTTCACTCAACCTTCGCCTCGAGATATGTCCGAGCTTCACTTCCGAG GTTCAAGATGCCAGAAAATTCGATCCCAAAGGAGGCAGCCTTTCAGATCATAAACGACGAGCTCATGTTGGATGGTAACCCTAGGCTTAACCTAGCATCATTTGTGACCACATGGATGGAGCCTGAGTGTGATAAGCTTATCATGGCTTCTATCAACAAAAACTACGTGGACATGGATGAATACCCTGTCACCACTGAGCTTCAG AACCGATGTGTTAACATAATAGCCCATCTCTTCAATGCACCACTTGGAGACTCAGAGACAGCAATTGGAGTCGGAACCGTAGGATCCTCCGAGGCTATAATGTTGGCTGGTTTAGCATTCAAGAGAAAGTGGCAGAACAAGAGGAAAGCTGAGGGAAAGCCCTATGATAAGCCTAACATTGTTACTGGAGCCAATGTACAG GTGTGTTGGGAGAAATTTGCAAGGTATTTTGAAGTGGAGTTGAAGGAGGTGAAGCTTAGAGATGGTTACTATGTGATGGATCCAGAAAAGGCTGTGAAAATGGTGGATGAGAACACAATCTGTGTTGCAGCTATCCTTGGCTCCACCCTTAATGGAGAATTTGAAGATGTTAAGCTCTTGAATGATCTCTTGGTGGAGAAGAACAAAGAAACTGG ATGGGATACTCCGATCCATGTTGATGCGGCCAGCGGTGGCTTCATTGCTCCTTTTATTTACCCAGAACTTGAGTGGGATTTCAGGTTGCCGTTGGTGAAGAGTATCAATGTTAGCGGGCACAAATATGGACTCGTCTATGCTGGAATTGGCTGGGTCGTTTGGAGGAACAAGGAGGACTTGCCTGAAgaacttatttttcatattaattatcttggaGCTGATCAACCCACCTTCACCCTCAACTTCTCCAAAG GATCTAGTCAAGTTATTGCTCAATATTACCAACTCATTCGCTTGGGCTATGAG GGATACAAAAATGTTATGGAAAATTGCAGAGACAACATGATGGTGCTTAAACAAGGACTGGAGAACACAGGCAAGTTCAACATTGTCTCAAAAGACAATGGGGTGCCATTAGTGGCCTTTTCATTGAAGGACAATAGCAGCCATAAGGAATTTGAGGTATCCGAAATGCTAAGGCGATTTGGTTGGATTGTGCCTGCCTACACCATGCCCCCTGACGCTCAACATGTTACTGTCTTGCGTGTGGTGATCCGAGAAGATTTCTCTAGGACACTCGCCGAACGTCTTGTTCTTGACATTGAAAAGGTCTTACATGAGCTTGAGACATTGCCATGCAGGATCAGTACCAAGATTGCTTTGGCTAATGAAGAGAAGGAAGCTGCGGCCAATAAAGAGAAGAGGGATCTGGAGAAAACAAGGGAGATTACTACAGCTTGGAGGAAGTTCGTCATGCAAAGGAAGATGAATGGTGTGTGTTAG
- the LOC133671403 gene encoding isocitrate dehydrogenase [NADP], which translates to MAFEKIKVANPIVEMDGDEMTRVFWQSIKEKLIFPFLELDIKYFDLGLPHRDATDDKVTIESAEATLKYNVAIKCATITPDEARVKEFKLKQMWKSPNGTIRNILNGTVFREPIICKNIPRLVPGWTKAICIGRHAFGDQYRATDAVIKGAGKLKLVFVPEGQDEKTELEVYNFTGAGGVALAMYNTDESIRSFAEASMNTAYQKKWPLYLSTKNTILKKYDGRFKDIFQEVYEANWKSKYEAAGIWYEHRLIDDMVAYALKSEGGYVWACKNYDGDVQSDFLAQGFGSLGLMTSVLVCPDGKTIEAEAAHGTVTRHYRVHQKGGETSTNSIASIFAWSRGLAHRAKLDDNAKLLDFTEKLEAACVGAVESGKMTKDLALLIHGSKVSRDQYLNTEEFIDAVAEELKARL; encoded by the exons ATGGCTTTCGAAAAGATCAAGGTTGCTAACCCCATCGTTGAAATGGATG GAGATGAAATGACCAGAGTTTTCTGGCAATCAATAAAGGAAAAG CTTATTTTCCCATTTTTGGAGTTGGATATCAAGTACTTTGACCTTGGCCTTCCTCATCGCGATGCCACTGATGATAAAGTCACTATTGAAAGCGCAGAAGCTACTCTTAA GTACAATGTAGCAATCAAGTGTGCAACTATTACTCCAG ATGAAGCTCGTGTCAAGGAGTTTAAATTGAAGCAGATGTGGAAGAGTCCAAACGGAACAATTAGGAACATTTTGAACG GTACTGTCTTCAGAGAACCAATTATTTGCAAAAACATTCCCCGCCTTGTCCCAG GTTGGACAAAGGCAATTTGCATCGGAAGACATGCTTTTGGTGATCAATATCGAGCAACTGATGCAGTCATCAAAGGAGCTGGCAAGCTCAAGCTAGTGTTTG TGCCAGAAGGACAGGATGAGAAGACAGAATTGGAGGTGTACAACTTTACAGGTGCTGGTGGGGTGGCGTTGGCCATGTATAACACCGATGAG TCCATCCGTTCTTTTGCTGAAGCTTCTATGAACACTGCTTACCAAAAGAAGTGGCCACTTTATCTCAGCACAAAAAATACTATCCTTAAGAAGTACGATGGAAG ATTCAAGGACATCTTTCAAGAAGTCTATGAGGCTAACTGGAAATCAAAGTATGAGGCTGCAGGAATATG GTATGAACACCGACTCATTGATGATATGGTTGCATATGCTCTCAAGAGTGAAGGAGGTTATGTATGGGCATGCAAAAACTATGATGGGGATGTGCAGAGTGATTTCTTGGCACAAG GTTTCGGATCTCTTGGCTTGATGACCTCTGTATTG GTGTGCCCTGATGGAAAGACCATAGAGGCCGAGGCAGCCCATGGTACAGTTACTCGGCATTACAGGGTTCACCAGAAAGGTGGTGAAACCAGCACAAACAGTATTGCCTCTATTTTTGCTTGGTCAAGAGGACTTGCCCACAG GGCTAAGTTGGATGACAATGCTAAACTCTTGGATTTCACTGAGAAACTAGAGGCAGCTTGCGTTGGAGCTGTGGAGTCTGGCAAGATGACCAAGGATCTCGCATTGCTTATCCATGGATCTAA GGTTAGTAGGGACCAGTACCTCAACACTGAAGAGTTCATTGATGCTGTGGCCGAGGAGCTGAAAGCCAGACTTTAG
- the LOC133670856 gene encoding homeobox-leucine zipper protein ROC8-like: MELQLGNNGGVSGDEHEAFNSGNKGKKAYHRHTCQQILQLEKFFKECPHPNEKQRRQLSRELGLEAKQIKFWFQNRRTQEKAQSERSDNSVLRTENERIHCENISIREAMKNVICPACGGHPFGEEECQLNLQKLRHENARLREEHEKVSSLLAKYIGKPKSQIDLLTSDTGSSQEELPTFVQNQRMGNPGIDWGRNPGSDISHFAYRLEGIPDMENALMAETAAGAMDELIRLLRVNEPFWIKSPSDGRLILDRLSYERIYPRAAHFISCNARVESSKDSATVTMPGMDLVDMFLDPNKWVDLFPTIVTEARTIHVLEAGTVGNRHGSLQMMYEQMHILSPLVPPREFYFLRLCLQLEPGQWVIADVSYNYLKESGSPPCAWRLPSGCMIQDMPNGCSKIIWVEHVEANDRIQTHCLYRDLICGSYAYGAERWIASLQRICERLAFSTAVPPRELGGVVTSPEGRKSIVNLAHRMVKIFCSSLGMSGKLDFRQLSEGNNSGVRVAICKNAEQGQPIGTVVSAATSFWLPLSPQNVFNFFKAEKSRTQWDILSHGNPVLEISHISNGADPGNCISIIRPFIPAENNMLILQESCTDSSVSMVVYAPVGIPAMNVAISGDDSSIIPILPSGFVISGDGRMDTRGTSSSSTSSTGSNSGGSLLTIAFQILVSGSNSSSSTEFNMESVATVNTLISTTVLKIKSAFNCSDLD, from the exons ATGGAGCTTCAATTGGGAAACAATGGAGGTGTTTCTGGTGATGAACATGAAGCTTTTAACTCTGGAAATAAGGGAAAGAAGGCTTACCATCGCCATACTTGTCAACAGATTCTGCAGCTTGaaaa ATTTTTCAAGGAATGTCCACATCCGAATGAAAAACAGCGGCGTCAGTTGAGCAGGGAACTAGGCCTTGAGGCTAAACAGATCAAGTTCTGGTTTCAAAACAGAAGGACGCAGGAAAAG GCGCAAAGTGAGCGATCAGATAATTCAGTTCTTCGGACAGAAAATGAGAGGATTCATTGTGAAAATATTTCTATCAGAGAGGCAATGAAAAACGTGATTTGCCCAGCTTGTGGAGGACACCCTTTCGGAGAAGAAGAATGCCAACTTAATTTGCAGAAACTGAGGCACGAAAATGCTAGATTGAGAGAAGAG CATGAAAAAGTATCCAGCCTTCTTGCCAAGTATATTGGAAAACCAAAGTCACAGATTGATTTGTTGACGTCTGACACTGGATCTTCACAAGAAGAACTGCCAACATTTGTCCAGAATCAAAGGATGGGAAACCCTGGCATTGATTGGGGACGGAATCCAGGATCGGACATTAGTCATTTCGCATATAGACTTGAAGGAATTCCAGATATGGAAAATGCACTCATGGCTGAGACTGCTGCCGGCGCAATGGATGAGTTGATCAGACTTTTGCGAGTAAATGAGCCTTTTTGGATCAAGTCTCCATCTGACGGAAGACTCATCCTTGATCGGCTCAGTTATGAGAGAATTTACCCCAGGGCCGCTCATTTCATAAGTTGCAATGCTCGTGTCGAATCATCCAAGGATTCGGCAACAGTGACCATGCCTGGAATGGACTTGGTTGACATGTTTTTGGATCCT AATAAATGGGTGGATCTTTTTCCGACAATTGTTACCGAAGCAAGAACAATTCATGTACTTGAAGCTGGAACAGTAGGGAACCGTCATGGTTCGTTGCAGATG ATGTATGAACAAATGCACATTCTATCACCCTTGGTTCCGCCTAGGGAATTTTACTTTCTTCGCCTTTGTCTGCAACTTGAACCTGGGCAATGGGTGATAGCAGATGTATCTTATAACTACTTGAAAGAAAGCGGATCCCCTCCCTGCGCTTGGCGGCTTCCTTCTGGATGCATGATCCAAGACATGCCTAATGGATGTTCCAAG ATAATATGGGTAGAACATGTGGAAGCGAATGATAGGATTCAAACTCACTGCCTGTACCGAGATCTCATATGTGGTAGTTATGCTTATGGGGCAGAAAGATGGATTGCTAGTCTCCAGAGGATTTGTGAGAGGCTCGCTTTCTCTACAGCTGTGCCTCCACGAGAACTCGGAGGAG TGGTCACTTCCCCTGAGGGTAGAAAGAGCATAGTAAACCTAGCCCACAGGATGGTGAAGATTTTCTGTTCAAGTTTGGGCATGTCAGGAAAACTGGATTTCCGTCAATTGTCTGAAGGGAACAATAGTGGAGTTCGGGTGGCTATTTGTAAGAATGCAGAACAAGGCCAGCCGATTGGCACAGTTGTTAGTGCTGCTACTTCTTTTTGGCTTCCACTCTCACCTCAGAACGTGTTTAACTTCTTCAAAGCCGAGAAATCGCGAACTCAG TGGGATATTCTGTCGCATGGCAATCCTGTGCTTGAGATTTCACACATTTCTAATGGGGCTGATCCAGGGAACTGCATATCCATTATTCGA CCTTTCATTCCTGCTGAGAACAACATGCTGATACTGCAAGAAAGCTGCACAGACTCCTCGGTATCAATGGTAGTATACGCTCCAGTAGGCATTCCAGCCATGAACGTGGCGATAAGCGGTGATGACTCATCAATCATTCCCATACTTCCATCAGGTTTTGTAATATCTGGCGACGGCCGTATGGACACAAGAGGGACCAGTTCTAGTTCCACCAGTTCTACTGGGTCAAACTCAGGAGGTTCACTCCTTACAATAGCCTTCCAAATTCTGGTCTCTGGCTCTAATTCCTCATCCTCCACAGAATTCAACATGGAATCTGTGGCAACAGTGAATACCCTCATCAGCACCACTGTTCTGAAAATTAAATCTGCTTTTAATTGCTCAGATTTGGATTAA
- the LOC133671568 gene encoding UTP--glucose-1-phosphate uridylyltransferase produces MATDTAKISQLKSAVANLNQISESEKTGFVNLVSRYLGGEAQQVEWSKIQTPTDEVVVPYDTLAPTPEDPEETKKLLDKLVVLKLNGGLGTTMGCTGPKSVIEVRNGLTFLDLIVIQIENLNKKYGCSVPLLLMNSFNTHDDTQKIVEKYSNSNIEIHTFNQSQYPRLVVDDFVPLPSKGHTDKDGWYPPGHGDVFPSLKNSGKLDALLSKGKEYVFVANSDNLGAVVDLKILNHLIRNKNEYCMEVTPKTLADVKGGTLISYEGKVQLLEIAQVPDQHVNEFKSIEKFKIFNTNNLWVNLKAIKRLVEADALKMEIIPNPKEVDGVKVLQLETAAGAAIKFFDHAIGINVPRSRFLPVKATSDLLLVQSDLYTLVDGFVIRNPARTIPANPSIDLGPEYKKVANFLSRFKSIPSIIELDSLKVAGDVWFGAGITLKGKVSIVAKSGVKLEIPDGAVLQNKEISGPEDL; encoded by the exons ATGGCTACTGATACAGCCAAGATCTCTCAGCTCAAATCAGCTGTTGCTAATCTCAATCAAATCAG CGAGAGTGAGAAAACTGGATTCGTCAACCTCGTTTCTCGCTATCTCGG TGGGGAAGCGCAGCAAGTTGAGTGGAGTAAGATTCAGACACCTACTGATGAAGTAGTGGTTCCTTATGATACCTTGGCGCCAACTCCGGAGG ATCCGGAGGAAACAAAGAAGCTTTTGGACAAGCTTGTCGTTTTGAAGCTTAATGGAGGTTTGGGGACTACAATGGGATGCACTGGTCCTAA GTCTGTCATTGAAGTTCGTAATGGATTGACATTTCTTGACCTTATTGTCATCCAGATTGAG AATCTTAATAAGAAATATGGGTGCAGTGTTCCCTTGCTTCTAATGAACTCATTCAACACTCATGATGATACACAGAAG ATTGTTGAGAAGTACTCGAACTCAAATATTGAGATTCACACTTTTAATCAG AGCCAATACCCTCGTCTGgttgttgatgattttgttcCATTGCCTTCCAAAGGACATACTGACAAGGACGGATG GTATCCTCCTGGACATGGTGATGTGTTCCCATCCCTAAAGAACAGTGGCAAACTTGATGCTTTATTGTCGAAG GGTAAAGAGTATGTGTTTGTCGCCAACTCAGACAACCTTGGCGCTGTTGTTGATTTGA AAATCTTAAATCATCTGATCAGAAACAAGAATGAATACTGCATGGAG GTGACACCCAAAACCCTGGCTGATGTGAAGGGTGGCACTCTCATCTCTTATGAAGGGAAGGTTCAG CTCCTGGAAATTGCTCAGGTCCCTGATCAGCAT GTTAATGAGTTCAAGTCAATCGAGAAgttcaaaattttcaatacaAACAACTT GTGGGTGAACTTGAAGGCAATTAAAAGGCTTGTGGAAGCTGATGCACTTAAGATGGAGATCATTCCAAACCCAAAG GAAGTGGATGGAGTCAAAGTACTTCAGCTAGAAACTGCAGCTGGAGCAGCAATTAAG TTTTTCGATCATGCAATTGGTATAAATGTACCTCGTTCTCGATTCCTTCCAGTGAAGGCAACTTCAGATCTGCTTCTTGTTCAG TCTGATCTTTACACTTTAGTTGATGGTTTTGTCATCCGAAATCCAGCTCGAACAATTCCTGCAAATCCTTCTATTGATCTGGGACCAGAGTATAAGAAg GTTGCCAACTTCTTGAGCCGATTTAAATCGATCCCTAGCATTATTGAGCTTGATAGTCTAAAGGTGGCCGGTGATGTATGGTTTGGTGCTGGTATTACTCTCAAG GGGAAAGTGAGTATCGTGGCAAAATCTGGTGTGAAATTGGAAATACCAGATGGAGCTGTTCTTCAAAACAAG GAAATCAGTGGCCCGGAGGACCTCTAA